The Agarilytica rhodophyticola genome has a window encoding:
- the icd gene encoding NADP-dependent isocitrate dehydrogenase, translating to MGYQHIQVPTDGEKITVNDDLSINVPNRPIVPYIEGDGIGVDISPVMIKVIDAAVEKAFGGEKSIAWMEVFCGEKAASTYDGEWFPAETLEAIKEYVVAIKGPLTTPVGGGFRSLNVALRQEMDLYVCQRPVRWFNGVPSPVKEPNLVDMVIFRENSEDIYAGIEYKEGTPEVKKLIDFLRNEMGATKIRFPETSGIGVKPVSKEGTQRLVRKAIQYTIDQDLPSVTLVHKGNIMKFTEGAFADWGYELAKSEFGAEPIDGGPWCSFKNPKTGKEIVVKDVIADAMLQQILLRPAEYSVIATLNLNGDYLSDALAAQVGGIGIAPGANLSDSVALFEATHGTAPKYAGQDKVNPGSLILSAEMMLRHLGWNQAADLVIKGVEGAIGAKTVTYDFERLMDGAQLKSCSEFGEEVIKHM from the coding sequence ATGGGATATCAACATATCCAAGTTCCTACTGACGGTGAGAAAATCACTGTAAATGATGACCTTTCAATCAACGTACCTAATCGACCCATTGTTCCCTACATAGAAGGTGACGGTATTGGCGTTGATATTTCTCCAGTAATGATCAAAGTAATAGATGCGGCTGTCGAGAAAGCATTCGGCGGTGAGAAGAGCATTGCTTGGATGGAAGTTTTTTGTGGTGAAAAAGCCGCGTCGACTTACGATGGAGAGTGGTTTCCTGCTGAAACTTTAGAAGCTATCAAAGAATATGTTGTTGCCATCAAAGGCCCTCTAACTACGCCTGTTGGCGGTGGTTTTCGCTCTCTCAACGTAGCCTTGCGCCAGGAAATGGATCTCTATGTTTGTCAGCGTCCTGTGCGTTGGTTCAATGGTGTGCCAAGTCCTGTTAAAGAGCCCAATTTGGTCGATATGGTGATCTTCCGTGAAAACTCTGAAGATATCTATGCAGGTATTGAATACAAAGAGGGTACGCCAGAAGTTAAGAAACTCATCGACTTCTTACGTAATGAAATGGGCGCAACTAAGATCCGTTTCCCTGAGACAAGTGGTATTGGTGTTAAGCCTGTGTCAAAAGAGGGGACTCAGCGTCTTGTTCGCAAAGCGATTCAATACACGATCGATCAAGATTTACCTTCTGTAACTCTAGTTCACAAAGGTAATATCATGAAGTTTACCGAAGGTGCTTTCGCTGATTGGGGCTATGAGTTAGCCAAATCTGAGTTCGGTGCTGAGCCGATTGATGGTGGTCCATGGTGTTCATTCAAAAACCCTAAGACAGGCAAAGAGATTGTTGTTAAAGATGTTATCGCTGATGCGATGTTACAGCAAATCTTGTTGCGACCAGCGGAATATAGCGTTATCGCTACCTTGAACCTCAATGGTGACTACTTGTCAGATGCTCTTGCTGCTCAAGTTGGTGGTATTGGTATTGCTCCTGGTGCGAATTTGTCAGACAGTGTTGCGCTATTTGAAGCGACTCACGGTACTGCACCTAAATATGCCGGCCAAGACAAAGTTAATCCTGGATCATTGATTCTCTCCGCCGAAATGATGTTACGTCACTTGGGTTGGAATCAAGCTGCTGATCTAGTGATCAAGGGTGTTGAAGGAGCGATAGGTGCAAAAACAGTAACGTATGACTTTGAGCGTTTAATGGACGGTGCCCAACTGAAATCCTGTTCAGAGTTTGGCGAAGAAGTTATTAAGCACATGTAA
- a CDS encoding cholesterol oxidase substrate-binding domain-containing protein has product MNLSRRSFLSSSGHLVFTSLAATSISFSALLTGCQADFYRIRFRNWSREIDVSNVLASKPHDADSLLQVINGALEENLKIRPFGQMHNWSPIAINNFATSADEFLLVDMSLFDQLAMLQESPNYGVVKVGVGVLAEDLYRFLDKQKTAQGSITGYAFSNTPAPGDITVGGMMAIGGHGTGVDYQGSLESASFNGCISNMILSLTAVVWDANTRKYTLREFKRDDRETAAFLVHIGRAFIVDYTLQVVPNYSLRCLSFTDISWRKLFAPNAGDSEFTVTNLLNKYGRIETIWFPYTETPWLKVWQNIPEKPQPSLATSGPYNYPFSDSIPEIASDLIALLLNAFPEKIKGFSKFQLHVIKLGLGGNLTKDSLSRAMVSEGIDMESYHLHNTPTSEQSAADIWGPAYHTLLYVRKQTLRVTANGYAVIVPRSRVQEVLNRFSNKYISLLEEYNSRGLYPILGPVEYRFTGLDGVKDLHVSDAKPPALSPVVPEKYEIPENLTGGESDDIAIWLDLLTIPGASGQNEFYRDMEAWLYDNYPAAQNRVEWSKGWAYSEQGAWQDRERLRRTIPASFANGDMSFDEVKAILNKYDPERNFSTDLVGVLFS; this is encoded by the coding sequence ATGAATTTATCCCGTCGTTCGTTTTTATCAAGCTCTGGCCATTTGGTTTTCACTTCGTTAGCGGCAACGTCCATTTCTTTTTCTGCTTTGTTGACAGGATGCCAGGCCGATTTTTACAGAATTCGTTTTCGGAATTGGTCTCGTGAAATTGATGTCTCTAATGTTCTCGCGTCCAAGCCCCATGATGCAGATAGTTTACTCCAAGTAATAAATGGTGCACTTGAAGAAAATCTAAAAATTCGCCCATTTGGCCAAATGCATAACTGGTCTCCTATCGCAATTAATAACTTTGCTACTAGCGCTGACGAGTTTTTATTAGTAGACATGTCTTTGTTTGATCAACTTGCTATGCTGCAAGAATCTCCTAACTACGGTGTAGTAAAAGTGGGGGTAGGTGTATTGGCCGAGGATTTATATCGCTTTCTCGATAAACAAAAAACAGCGCAGGGCTCTATAACCGGTTATGCCTTTAGTAATACGCCTGCTCCTGGTGATATTACAGTCGGGGGCATGATGGCCATCGGAGGACATGGTACTGGCGTTGACTACCAAGGTTCTTTAGAAAGTGCGAGCTTTAATGGCTGCATCAGTAATATGATTTTGTCGCTGACGGCTGTCGTTTGGGATGCAAATACTCGCAAGTATACGCTTCGTGAGTTTAAGCGCGATGATCGAGAAACTGCCGCATTTCTTGTACACATTGGGCGAGCCTTTATTGTCGACTACACTTTGCAGGTTGTGCCAAATTACTCTTTACGCTGTTTAAGCTTTACGGATATTAGCTGGCGCAAACTGTTTGCCCCTAATGCGGGTGATAGTGAATTTACCGTGACCAACTTATTAAATAAATACGGACGTATAGAGACTATATGGTTTCCCTACACCGAGACACCTTGGCTTAAAGTTTGGCAAAATATTCCTGAAAAACCACAGCCTTCATTGGCAACATCTGGGCCTTACAATTATCCATTTTCTGACTCAATTCCAGAAATTGCCTCTGACCTAATTGCTTTATTACTCAATGCGTTTCCTGAAAAAATTAAAGGTTTTAGTAAATTTCAACTGCACGTTATTAAATTGGGCCTCGGAGGTAATCTAACTAAAGATAGCTTAAGTCGGGCGATGGTCTCGGAAGGTATTGATATGGAGTCTTATCATTTGCATAACACGCCAACATCCGAGCAAAGCGCCGCGGATATTTGGGGGCCTGCCTATCACACCCTGTTATATGTGAGAAAACAAACCTTGAGAGTCACAGCTAACGGTTATGCGGTGATAGTACCACGAAGCCGTGTGCAGGAAGTGCTGAACCGTTTTTCCAACAAATATATATCTTTACTGGAAGAATATAACTCTCGAGGGCTGTACCCTATACTTGGGCCGGTAGAGTACCGTTTCACCGGATTAGATGGTGTGAAAGATCTGCATGTGAGTGATGCTAAACCTCCAGCTTTATCGCCCGTTGTGCCGGAAAAGTATGAGATACCTGAGAATTTAACTGGTGGAGAAAGTGATGATATTGCGATTTGGTTGGACTTGTTAACAATTCCAGGTGCAAGCGGGCAGAATGAGTTTTATCGGGATATGGAGGCTTGGTTGTATGACAATTATCCTGCCGCACAAAATAGAGTGGAATGGTCGAAGGGTTGGGCCTATAGCGAACAAGGGGCATGGCAAGACCGAGAACGCTTGCGACGCACTATTCCTGCAAGTTTCGCCAACGGCGATATGAGCTTTGACGAAGTCAAGGCAATTCTAAATAAATATGACCCTGAACGGAATTTCTCAACCGACCTAGTTGGCGTTTTATTCTCCTAA
- a CDS encoding alpha-ketoglutarate-dependent dioxygenase AlkB family protein — MDQSDLFAQEGSNNKLSLQGFGELDYFPKWLTREQADDYFNCLYSELEWLQPKTTVYGKTRAIPRKQVWFGESEAHMLYSGKIFSPTPWHPLLLTIKQSIEQQYNLRFNSVLVNLYRDGQDSVGWHADDELELGVDPVIASLSLGCERVFSLKPKSAKLANAKCSPIHLSLYNGDLLIMRGKTQTFWHHAILKDQNIVSPRINLTYRLIVSPVRNNT; from the coding sequence ATGGATCAGTCTGACCTGTTTGCCCAAGAAGGCAGTAATAATAAACTATCACTACAAGGTTTTGGGGAGCTGGATTATTTTCCCAAGTGGCTCACCCGGGAACAAGCCGACGATTACTTTAATTGCCTATATAGCGAATTGGAGTGGCTGCAACCGAAAACGACTGTCTACGGTAAAACGCGTGCTATTCCTCGCAAGCAAGTTTGGTTTGGAGAGAGCGAAGCGCATATGCTTTACTCCGGTAAAATTTTTTCACCCACTCCCTGGCATCCTTTGTTGTTAACAATAAAACAGAGCATTGAGCAACAATACAACCTTCGCTTTAATAGTGTATTGGTAAATTTATACCGTGACGGACAGGACAGTGTGGGGTGGCATGCAGATGACGAACTTGAATTAGGTGTCGATCCTGTCATTGCTTCTCTCAGCCTTGGTTGTGAGCGCGTATTTAGCCTGAAACCAAAATCGGCAAAGCTGGCTAATGCTAAATGTAGTCCTATTCATTTAAGCCTATACAACGGTGATCTGTTGATTATGAGAGGAAAAACACAAACATTTTGGCATCACGCTATTTTAAAAGATCAAAACATAGTTTCTCCTAGAATAAATTTAACCTACCGTTTAATTGTTAGCCCGGTTAGGAATAATACCTAA
- the murB gene encoding UDP-N-acetylmuramate dehydrogenase codes for MKLEHQKNIQMLNTLRIPSVANAYVNCRSLLEIRQAIAWACDHDKKVYVLGGGSNVIPLQHIQGLVLQPKLKGIEVFVHNNDEVLVKAGAGENWHSIVCYCVERGYHGVENLALIPGDMGAAPIQNIGAYGAELKDVFWQLEALNIQTQQLEVFDFADCDFGYRDSVFKNAKRDQYIITSVTLKLSTKAKPNLSYPALASHLRERGIDNVDAKDILNAVIHIRRSKLPDPRLVPNAGSFFKNPVVSVQQYQTLLASFPDIPAYEVSLTQKKLAAAWLIEQTGWKGKPLDKVLVHKDHALVLTNPSCEIADKVLGLADAIARDVRAKFDISLELEPRLIGEL; via the coding sequence ATGAAGCTAGAACATCAAAAAAATATACAGATGCTGAATACCTTACGTATTCCCTCCGTTGCTAATGCCTATGTGAATTGCCGCAGTCTGCTGGAAATTCGGCAAGCTATTGCTTGGGCGTGTGATCATGATAAAAAGGTTTATGTGCTTGGTGGAGGATCCAATGTTATTCCGTTACAGCATATTCAAGGTCTTGTACTTCAGCCTAAACTCAAAGGTATCGAAGTTTTTGTTCACAACAACGATGAGGTCTTAGTTAAAGCCGGGGCTGGAGAAAATTGGCATAGCATTGTTTGTTACTGTGTCGAGCGTGGATACCACGGTGTTGAAAATTTGGCGCTTATTCCTGGCGATATGGGCGCGGCTCCGATTCAAAATATTGGTGCTTATGGTGCAGAACTAAAAGACGTTTTTTGGCAATTGGAAGCGTTAAATATACAAACTCAACAACTGGAGGTTTTTGATTTTGCCGACTGTGATTTTGGTTATCGCGATAGTGTTTTTAAAAATGCTAAACGCGATCAGTATATTATTACCAGTGTTACCTTAAAACTTTCGACGAAGGCAAAACCAAACCTTTCATATCCTGCATTAGCTTCTCATCTGCGTGAGCGGGGAATCGATAATGTTGATGCTAAAGATATTCTGAATGCCGTCATTCATATTCGTCGTTCTAAATTGCCTGATCCACGGTTGGTTCCTAATGCTGGGAGCTTCTTTAAAAACCCTGTGGTAAGTGTGCAGCAGTATCAAACTTTACTAGCAAGCTTTCCCGATATTCCTGCTTATGAGGTCAGTTTAACTCAAAAGAAACTTGCCGCTGCATGGTTGATAGAACAAACTGGTTGGAAAGGGAAACCTTTGGATAAGGTACTTGTTCATAAAGACCATGCTTTGGTATTAACCAATCCGTCTTGCGAAATTGCGGATAAAGTACTCGGCTTGGCGGACGCTATTGCGCGAGATGTACGCGCAAAATTTGATATTAGCTTGGAGCTTGAGCCAAGGCTAATAGGGGAGTTATAG
- a CDS encoding low molecular weight protein-tyrosine-phosphatase, whose translation MSSSKKTSVLFVCLGNICRSPTADGVFQKLVNEAGLTESIEVDSAGTSSWHIGSPPDRRTIQAAKTRNYSLDHLRGRQVMTEDFAAFDYILAMDADNLHELETLKPVNYQGHLGLFLDFSTQQTYREVPDPYHGGESGFNLVLDLVEDACHGLLTHISKK comes from the coding sequence TTGTCATCGTCAAAAAAAACTAGCGTGTTATTTGTCTGTTTAGGAAATATTTGTCGTTCGCCCACAGCTGATGGCGTTTTTCAGAAACTTGTAAATGAGGCTGGCTTAACAGAGAGTATTGAAGTGGATTCTGCTGGCACTTCTAGTTGGCATATTGGTTCCCCTCCTGATCGTCGCACTATCCAAGCGGCAAAGACTCGTAATTATTCGCTTGATCATTTACGCGGTCGTCAAGTAATGACTGAAGACTTTGCAGCCTTTGATTATATATTGGCAATGGACGCAGACAACTTACATGAGTTAGAGACTTTAAAGCCGGTAAATTATCAAGGCCATTTAGGATTGTTTTTAGATTTTTCCACACAACAAACTTACCGAGAAGTGCCTGATCCTTATCATGGCGGAGAAAGTGGATTCAATCTTGTGTTAGATCTAGTTGAGGATGCCTGCCACGGTTTATTAACGCATATCAGTAAAAAATGA